A part of Desulfotomaculum nigrificans DSM 574 genomic DNA contains:
- a CDS encoding monomeric [FeFe] hydrogenase, with amino-acid sequence MNPVSEVTKLRRAVLTRVARWALEKPLNEKTSEADITAMAKEIIPNGPARYRCCIYKERAIIEERIHIITDSYKEPSVKVISEACNGCSVNKYVVTDACQNCVAHPCRNSCPKKAISVIQNRAFIDHTVCIECGKCAKACPYHAIIEITRPCERACALKAVKIDDSRKAVIDSDRCVSCGMCVTVCPFGAITDTSQMMDVIHSLRRKEVPQVAIVAPSLAGQFGAKVSVGQIKSALLRLGFDLVVEAALGADIVAQQEAAEIREHYHSKLMTNSCCPAHAQAIRKNSPDLAGNISTTLSPMRVTGQLIKKKYDNKVTTIFIGPCIAKKSEAAQGPEIDLVLTFEELNAIFLAAGINPADQIPAEMNDASAYGRLFARAGGVSNAVTRHLTDLSLDIIQVQGLAQCLAALKSAAKKIGSGEFTFVEGMACEGGCIGGPGTLVTPTVATRALEKYAGETTSVKKSDDDK; translated from the coding sequence ATGAACCCAGTTTCGGAGGTAACTAAACTTCGTAGGGCCGTCTTAACCAGGGTGGCTCGTTGGGCCCTGGAAAAACCTCTCAACGAAAAAACTTCTGAGGCAGACATTACAGCCATGGCTAAAGAAATCATTCCCAATGGACCGGCCCGCTACAGGTGCTGCATATACAAAGAAAGAGCCATCATTGAGGAACGTATTCACATTATTACTGATTCGTATAAGGAACCTTCGGTCAAAGTTATTTCTGAAGCATGCAACGGTTGTTCAGTTAATAAATATGTGGTCACCGATGCCTGCCAAAACTGTGTAGCCCATCCCTGCCGTAACAGTTGCCCTAAAAAGGCCATATCGGTTATTCAAAACCGTGCCTTTATTGATCATACCGTATGTATTGAATGCGGTAAATGTGCTAAGGCTTGCCCCTATCATGCCATTATCGAAATTACTCGTCCTTGCGAAAGGGCCTGTGCGTTAAAAGCCGTTAAAATAGATGATTCCCGTAAAGCAGTAATTGACAGTGACAGATGCGTCTCTTGTGGTATGTGTGTAACAGTCTGTCCCTTTGGGGCCATCACCGATACTTCGCAAATGATGGATGTTATTCATTCCCTGCGCCGTAAAGAAGTACCCCAGGTGGCCATTGTAGCCCCCTCCCTGGCTGGTCAATTTGGAGCTAAGGTTTCTGTCGGGCAAATAAAGTCGGCCCTGTTAAGATTGGGATTTGATTTGGTGGTGGAAGCTGCCCTGGGAGCAGATATAGTAGCACAACAAGAAGCGGCAGAAATACGGGAACACTACCACAGTAAATTGATGACCAACTCTTGTTGCCCGGCCCACGCCCAGGCCATCAGAAAAAATTCACCTGACCTGGCCGGCAATATCTCTACCACCCTCTCCCCGATGCGTGTAACCGGTCAACTAATTAAAAAGAAATATGATAACAAAGTTACTACCATATTCATCGGACCATGTATTGCTAAAAAATCTGAAGCGGCTCAGGGACCAGAAATTGATCTGGTATTGACCTTTGAAGAACTAAATGCAATTTTTCTGGCGGCAGGTATTAACCCGGCGGATCAAATTCCAGCAGAAATGAATGATGCTTCCGCCTATGGACGTCTCTTTGCCAGGGCAGGCGGGGTTAGCAACGCTGTGACCCGACATTTAACCGATTTGTCCCTGGATATAATACAGGTACAAGGATTGGCCCAATGCTTGGCGGCCCTAAAATCTGCTGCTAAGAAAATAGGAAGTGGGGAATTTACCTTTGTGGAAGGAATGGCTTGTGAAGGAGGTTGTATCGGCGGACCTGGAACACTGGTCACCCCTACTGTCGCCACACGGGCCTTAGAAAAATATGCTGGAGAAACTACCTCAGTTAAAAAAAGTGATGATGATAAATAA
- the tlp gene encoding small acid-soluble spore protein Tlp: MAKPDDRSDNIDKLQEMVQNTIENLEEAHKTLRNDNLSEDQKQAIRAKNKRREESIRNFREEIKDEYADRFKSQAFYLLSGRWNIWGDLLILIPQNLI, encoded by the coding sequence ATGGCCAAGCCTGATGACAGAAGTGACAACATTGATAAACTTCAGGAAATGGTGCAAAATACAATTGAAAATTTAGAAGAAGCCCATAAAACCCTAAGAAATGATAACCTTAGTGAGGATCAGAAACAAGCAATCCGGGCCAAAAACAAAAGGCGCGAAGAAAGTATTAGAAACTTCCGGGAAGAAATTAAGGACGAATACGCCGACCGCTTTAAGTCACAGGCCTTCTATTTACTCAGTGGTAGGTGGAATATATGGGGCGATTTATTAATTTTGATCCCCCAAAATTTAATTTAG
- the fusA gene encoding elongation factor G — MKNYQSNQLRNVAVVAHGGSGKTSLVEAMLFNTGVLSRLGKVEDGTTTSDYHPEETARKMTIHTSLVPVEWNNNKINLLDTPGFSDFIGEVKGALRVADSALFVVSAVDGVQVQHEVIWDMAGDLPKFVVINKMDRENANFEKVLDDLKDKFGANFVPVQIPIGSFTDFSGVVNVMDGKAYIGDGKGKETEVPGYLADAVEVYRESLIEAAAEGDDELTMKYLEGEQLTSEEIVDGFRKTVAMGKVVPVLTCSATKNIGVAQLVDFLVAYAPAPKVEEGPMASLVFKTIADPYVGKMNFLRVFRGQLKADAPVLNVKKDKPEKIGQILYVRGKQSVQTDVVPCGDLAVLVKLQDTSTGDTLADKDKPMELEGIDFPTPTLTVAVAPKSKNDEDKLGDALLKLMDEDPTVKVQKNTETKQTLLITMGEAQTQIMVDRLKKKYGVDVVLEEAKVPYRETIRKKVEVEGKHKKQSGGRGQYGHVWIRFEPTDEHFVFAEEVFGGAVPKNYFPAVEKGLREAMEEGVLAGFPVTGIKATLYDGSYHPVDSSEMAFKIAAHLAFKKGCEQASPVLLEPIQNVEVTVPEQFMGDIISDFNTKRGRVLGTEPMGKLVKIRAQVPLSEMYRYAIDLKSMTQGRGYFTMEFYDYEEFSGREAEMVIKKAREEREAK, encoded by the coding sequence GTGAAAAATTATCAATCAAATCAACTCCGCAATGTCGCAGTGGTGGCCCACGGCGGTTCCGGCAAGACCTCCCTGGTAGAGGCAATGTTATTTAACACTGGTGTCCTTTCCCGTTTGGGAAAAGTAGAAGATGGTACCACCACTTCAGACTACCATCCGGAAGAAACCGCTCGTAAAATGACCATTCATACCAGTTTAGTGCCTGTAGAATGGAATAATAACAAGATTAACTTGTTAGATACTCCAGGCTTCTCCGATTTTATTGGCGAGGTTAAAGGTGCCTTACGGGTGGCAGATAGTGCACTGTTTGTAGTATCTGCAGTAGATGGTGTACAAGTGCAACATGAAGTAATTTGGGACATGGCCGGTGATCTACCTAAGTTCGTGGTTATTAATAAAATGGATCGTGAAAATGCGAACTTTGAAAAGGTCCTGGATGACTTAAAAGATAAATTTGGCGCTAATTTTGTACCGGTACAAATCCCCATTGGCTCTTTTACAGATTTTAGTGGTGTGGTTAATGTTATGGATGGCAAGGCCTACATCGGTGACGGCAAGGGTAAAGAAACAGAAGTTCCCGGCTACTTGGCCGATGCTGTGGAGGTTTACCGGGAGTCTTTAATTGAGGCTGCAGCCGAGGGCGACGATGAACTGACCATGAAATACCTGGAAGGTGAACAGCTGACCTCCGAAGAAATTGTAGACGGTTTCCGAAAAACCGTTGCCATGGGTAAGGTAGTACCTGTATTGACCTGCTCTGCCACCAAAAACATCGGTGTAGCCCAACTTGTAGATTTTCTGGTGGCTTATGCTCCGGCTCCCAAGGTAGAAGAGGGTCCCATGGCTTCCCTGGTGTTTAAAACCATTGCTGACCCATATGTTGGTAAAATGAATTTCCTACGGGTATTCCGTGGTCAATTAAAGGCTGACGCTCCGGTATTGAACGTCAAAAAGGACAAACCCGAAAAAATTGGTCAAATATTATATGTCCGTGGTAAACAATCGGTACAAACCGATGTAGTTCCCTGCGGTGACTTGGCTGTACTGGTTAAGTTACAAGATACCAGCACCGGTGATACCCTGGCCGATAAAGATAAGCCCATGGAACTGGAGGGTATTGATTTCCCCACACCTACCCTTACCGTAGCTGTTGCTCCTAAGAGTAAAAACGATGAAGATAAATTAGGTGACGCCCTATTAAAGTTAATGGATGAAGACCCAACTGTCAAGGTACAAAAAAATACAGAAACCAAACAAACCCTGTTAATTACCATGGGTGAAGCCCAGACCCAAATTATGGTGGACCGCCTTAAGAAGAAATATGGTGTGGACGTTGTGCTGGAAGAAGCCAAAGTACCATACCGTGAGACAATTCGCAAGAAAGTCGAAGTAGAAGGCAAACATAAGAAGCAATCAGGTGGCCGGGGGCAATATGGTCACGTTTGGATTCGTTTTGAACCCACCGATGAACACTTTGTTTTTGCAGAAGAAGTATTTGGGGGCGCAGTACCTAAGAACTACTTCCCGGCTGTTGAAAAGGGCCTGCGGGAAGCAATGGAAGAAGGGGTATTGGCTGGGTTCCCGGTTACCGGTATAAAAGCCACCCTCTATGATGGTTCTTATCACCCGGTGGACTCCTCTGAAATGGCCTTTAAGATTGCGGCTCACCTGGCCTTTAAGAAGGGCTGCGAGCAAGCCAGCCCGGTGTTGTTAGAGCCCATCCAAAATGTGGAAGTGACCGTACCGGAACAATTCATGGGTGATATTATCAGTGACTTTAATACTAAACGGGGTCGGGTACTGGGTACCGAACCCATGGGTAAGCTGGTTAAAATTCGGGCCCAAGTTCCCCTGTCTGAAATGTACCGCTACGCCATCGACCTTAAGTCTATGACCCAGGGTCGTGGTTACTTCACCATGGAATTCTATGATTATGAAGAATTCTCCGGTCGTGAGGCTGAAATGGTAATTAAAAAGGCCAGAGAAGAAAGAGAAGCAAAATAA
- the spoVB gene encoding stage V sporulation protein B, producing MSRQSFVYGALILLAASFINRIIGFIYQMILIRLIKPEGIGLFNMVFPVYVLVLVLATMGIPVAIAKLVAEEMAKNNIRGANRIFKICLSILIVSSTSFTILLVVASPLLLKYVFPNPKVYYLFLCLVPAVIVVSICSAFRGYFQGLQQMAPTAITQTLEQLVRVIAGLTIAYLLLPRGVEYAAIGVSLGVVIGEFTGCLTMIYLYFSRRQRVPKGTNWMPEPFIHSCSRIFSLGIPITLSRFVSTLLMSADAILIPRRLQEAGFSLNEATSIYGQLAGIAETLLFTPTMITIALATALVPAISDALALQNRHLVLTRTSKALRITIGAGLPCVVAFILLPRELCGVLFGYADAGIILGSLAFGGPFLYFQQTTTGILQGMGEAVKPFKNLVIASVFKILGLYYLTAVPSLGILGSALALNVGYLVMALLNYLDLRMLIGYRINLSHDIIKPGLAAIGMAVSVWQIKLLLLPYSALLTLVIALTTGCLVYLILLFLLGGIHRKDFRHIKDLISQRF from the coding sequence ATGTCTCGACAATCTTTTGTTTATGGAGCTTTAATTTTGCTGGCAGCAAGTTTTATTAATCGAATTATCGGTTTTATCTACCAGATGATTCTTATTCGTTTGATTAAGCCCGAAGGAATTGGCCTCTTTAACATGGTTTTTCCTGTTTATGTATTGGTACTTGTTTTAGCCACCATGGGCATCCCTGTGGCCATTGCCAAGTTGGTGGCAGAAGAAATGGCCAAAAACAATATCCGCGGGGCCAACCGAATTTTTAAGATTTGCCTTTCCATTTTGATAGTGTCCAGCACCAGCTTTACTATATTACTGGTGGTAGCTTCCCCACTGCTGCTTAAATACGTATTTCCCAATCCTAAGGTGTACTATCTTTTCCTTTGCTTAGTGCCGGCGGTGATTGTGGTTTCCATTTGCTCCGCCTTTCGTGGGTATTTCCAGGGGTTACAGCAAATGGCCCCCACGGCCATTACCCAGACTTTAGAGCAACTTGTCAGAGTTATTGCCGGACTTACTATTGCTTACTTACTTTTACCCCGGGGCGTGGAGTATGCTGCCATTGGTGTGTCCCTGGGGGTAGTTATCGGAGAGTTCACCGGTTGCCTGACCATGATTTATTTGTATTTTTCCCGCCGCCAGCGGGTGCCTAAAGGGACCAATTGGATGCCTGAGCCATTTATTCATAGCTGTTCGCGTATCTTTAGTCTGGGTATTCCCATTACCTTATCACGTTTTGTCAGTACATTATTAATGTCTGCGGATGCCATATTAATTCCCCGCCGACTACAAGAAGCCGGTTTTTCTCTAAATGAAGCTACTTCTATCTACGGTCAACTGGCTGGCATTGCCGAAACACTGCTTTTTACCCCCACCATGATTACCATTGCTCTGGCTACTGCCTTGGTGCCGGCCATTTCCGATGCCTTGGCCTTACAAAACCGGCATTTGGTTTTGACTAGAACTTCTAAGGCGCTACGTATCACCATCGGGGCCGGTTTGCCCTGTGTAGTTGCCTTTATTTTGTTACCCAGGGAATTATGCGGTGTATTATTTGGTTATGCCGATGCAGGGATTATTTTAGGATCGTTGGCCTTTGGCGGCCCGTTTCTATACTTCCAACAGACTACCACAGGAATTTTACAGGGCATGGGCGAAGCGGTAAAACCCTTTAAAAACCTGGTCATAGCCTCGGTTTTTAAAATTTTAGGTTTATATTATCTTACCGCCGTTCCTTCATTGGGAATTTTGGGCTCGGCCTTGGCACTTAATGTTGGCTACTTGGTAATGGCCCTGTTAAATTATTTAGATTTAAGAATGTTGATTGGCTATCGAATAAATCTTTCGCACGATATCATAAAACCTGGATTAGCAGCCATAGGCATGGCTGTTAGCGTGTGGCAAATTAAACTTCTCCTGTTACCCTACTCGGCTTTATTAACACTGGTGATTGCTTTAACCACCGGGTGTCTGGTTTACTTAATTCTGCTATTCTTATTGGGCGGGATACATAGAAAGGATTTTCGTCATATTAAAGACTTGATTAGCCAACGTTTCTAA
- the surE gene encoding 5'/3'-nucleotidase SurE, with protein MRVLISNDDGIYAEGIGALRKAMEEVADEVYVVAPDRERSACGHGITVTRPLRAKVHKFKSGHAKGWVVDGTPADCVKLGLEAILDHKPDLVVSGINLGPNLGTDVLYSGTVSAAFEGVINHVPAVAVSLAAWENLDYSVAANFMKEFIPKMLAYPLEPGVLLNINVPWDYDGRGVRITRLARRRYVNVFDKRVDPRGQIYFWMAGEPHNLDEDDLETDAAAVKQGYISITPLNLDLTDYSFRKKMAGWLPTK; from the coding sequence ATGCGGGTTCTGATTTCTAATGATGACGGTATTTACGCTGAAGGTATTGGCGCCCTCCGTAAAGCAATGGAAGAGGTGGCCGATGAGGTTTATGTGGTAGCCCCCGACAGGGAAAGAAGTGCCTGTGGGCATGGCATAACGGTGACTCGCCCTTTAAGGGCTAAAGTACATAAATTTAAGTCGGGCCATGCCAAGGGATGGGTGGTGGACGGCACACCCGCTGATTGTGTTAAACTTGGATTGGAAGCTATTTTAGATCATAAACCTGATTTAGTGGTATCAGGAATTAATTTAGGACCCAACCTTGGTACTGATGTATTATACTCTGGCACAGTCTCCGCCGCCTTTGAAGGGGTAATCAACCATGTTCCGGCAGTGGCAGTGTCCTTAGCAGCCTGGGAGAATCTAGACTATAGCGTGGCGGCCAATTTTATGAAGGAATTTATACCAAAGATGTTGGCCTACCCATTGGAACCAGGTGTTTTATTAAATATTAATGTACCCTGGGATTATGATGGGCGGGGAGTTAGAATCACCAGACTGGCCCGCCGGCGTTATGTCAATGTTTTTGATAAGCGGGTTGACCCCCGGGGGCAGATTTATTTTTGGATGGCCGGTGAACCTCATAATTTAGATGAAGATGATTTGGAAACTGATGCTGCCGCTGTCAAACAGGGCTATATTTCCATCACTCCGTTAAACCTTGACCTTACAGACTATAGTTTCCGCAAAAAAATGGCCGGCTGGTTGCCGACCAAATAG
- a CDS encoding YpmA family protein: protein MTETKGSDKLELIATKSFAPYPEMYKVVDFLNRTLKEKQVIFGLTKDEDGSMTISIYET from the coding sequence ATGACAGAAACCAAGGGCTCTGATAAACTGGAGCTGATAGCCACTAAAAGTTTTGCCCCTTATCCGGAAATGTATAAAGTAGTGGACTTTCTCAATAGAACGTTAAAAGAAAAGCAAGTTATTTTTGGCTTAACCAAAGATGAGGACGGAAGTATGACCATTTCTATTTATGAAACCTAG
- the folE gene encoding GTP cyclohydrolase I FolE: MFDLHKIEQAVKMILEAIGEDPQREGLLETPARVAKMYQEIFMGLEEDPSEHLSKTFSEEHEEMVLVKDIPLFSMCEHHLIPFIGKAHVCYIPRNGNVTGLSKLARLVNGYARRPQLQERLTKQIADAIMTKLNPYGVVVVVEAEHLCMSMRGVRVPGAHTVTSAVRGLFKKNDASRAEAMSLILKS, translated from the coding sequence ATGTTTGATTTACATAAAATAGAGCAAGCAGTAAAAATGATTTTAGAAGCTATTGGCGAAGATCCCCAGCGGGAGGGGTTATTAGAGACCCCTGCTCGGGTTGCTAAGATGTATCAGGAGATATTTATGGGATTGGAAGAAGATCCCTCAGAACATCTGAGCAAGACCTTTTCTGAAGAGCATGAGGAAATGGTGCTGGTAAAAGATATCCCTTTATTTAGCATGTGTGAACACCATTTAATACCTTTCATAGGGAAAGCCCACGTCTGTTATATTCCCAGAAATGGCAATGTAACCGGCCTTTCTAAATTGGCCAGGTTAGTAAACGGTTATGCCCGCCGGCCCCAATTGCAAGAACGATTGACAAAACAAATTGCCGATGCCATTATGACCAAATTAAACCCTTACGGCGTGGTGGTCGTGGTAGAGGCAGAGCATCTATGTATGTCCATGCGTGGGGTCAGGGTACCGGGTGCCCATACAGTTACCTCAGCGGTACGGGGGCTGTTTAAGAAGAATGATGCCTCCCGGGCCGAAGCCATGAGTTTGATTCTTAAATCTTAA
- a CDS encoding 7-carboxy-7-deazaguanine synthase QueE: MPVAYLQEIFSSVQGEGPYVGCRQVFIRFAGCNWCCAYCDTPTEPQPATCVVEKSPGYRDFVNLANPMTPGQVAEIIRQYYNLSWHHSVSLTGGEPLLHTEYIKDLIKHLPSTRRGIFLETNGTLPDRLTEVITGIDIISMDVKLSSATGTPTPWDLHRHFIKVARQRELYVKIVVTAETKVEELQKAGELLQELAPQAVLILQPVTPNCGVIAPPVSRVLYLQEQALKIIKNVRVIPQTHLMMGQL; encoded by the coding sequence GTGCCGGTTGCATACCTGCAAGAAATATTCTCTTCGGTGCAGGGGGAAGGACCCTATGTTGGTTGTCGGCAAGTGTTTATCCGTTTTGCTGGCTGTAACTGGTGCTGTGCCTATTGTGATACCCCCACTGAGCCACAGCCTGCCACCTGTGTAGTGGAAAAGTCCCCCGGTTACCGGGATTTTGTCAACTTGGCCAACCCCATGACACCGGGCCAGGTGGCCGAAATAATTAGGCAATATTATAATTTATCCTGGCATCATTCAGTAAGCCTGACCGGTGGGGAACCTTTGTTACATACTGAGTATATTAAGGATTTAATTAAGCATTTACCCAGCACCCGGCGAGGAATTTTTTTGGAGACCAACGGTACCTTGCCGGACCGGCTGACTGAGGTCATTACCGGTATTGATATAATTAGCATGGATGTTAAACTATCCAGTGCTACCGGCACCCCTACGCCCTGGGATTTACACCGACATTTTATAAAAGTTGCCAGGCAGCGTGAACTATATGTAAAAATCGTGGTAACTGCAGAAACTAAGGTGGAAGAATTGCAAAAAGCGGGGGAACTGCTGCAGGAACTGGCTCCCCAGGCAGTTTTAATCTTGCAACCTGTGACACCTAACTGCGGCGTAATTGCGCCACCGGTGTCCAGGGTACTGTACCTACAGGAACAAGCCCTTAAAATAATAAAAAACGTTAGGGTTATTCCGCAAACCCATCTAATGATGGGTCAATTATAG